In Candidatus Bathyarchaeota archaeon A05DMB-5, a single genomic region encodes these proteins:
- a CDS encoding iron-sulfur cluster assembly protein, protein MTELEDKVREAVGKVVDPETGLTFAEMQMITNVKEENSGVVKVEFVPSSPFCPIAFKLAMDIKNAALTVAGVKKALIYCRGHMMEQQINEMTNKG, encoded by the coding sequence TTGACGGAATTAGAAGACAAAGTACGTGAAGCCGTTGGCAAAGTTGTTGACCCTGAGACTGGGTTAACTTTTGCTGAGATGCAGATGATAACAAATGTTAAGGAAGAAAATTCAGGCGTTGTCAAGGTGGAATTTGTTCCTTCGAGTCCCTTCTGTCCAATCGCATTTAAACTAGCTATGGACATTAAAAACGCGGCTTTAACGGTTGCCGGTGTCAAAAAAGCCTTAATCTACTGTCGCGGGCATATGATGGAGCAACAGATTAATGAGATGACGAATAAAGGATAG